A genomic window from Sparus aurata chromosome 4, fSpaAur1.1, whole genome shotgun sequence includes:
- the LOC115579802 gene encoding major histocompatibility complex class I-related gene protein-like, producing MKIFILLLLSSHSAFSVKHSLKYFYTTSSGLSDFPEFFAAAVVDDNLLGYCDNQKLIVDPKNEWMKKLLTDDPHHLDQYRWDCSEGDPSYIKATISSLMQRFNQSGGVHILQKMDGCEWDDETGEVVGFNHFGYDGEDFISIDLNTETWITPKPQAVITKLKWDAEKYRVKESKYYLTVIFPERLKKYVAYGRSFLLRTELPSVSLLQKTPSSPVSCLATGFYPHRASLAWRKDGEELHEEVDHGEILSNHDGTFQMSVDLNLSSVTPEDWTRYDCVFQLSGVKEDIITKLEEDRIRTNWVKPVSWTFPITAAVVVLALILISAAGFNIYKRKKAISSPSSPENSAELTEQLNPET from the exons ATGAAGATCTTCATTCTCTTGCTTCTCTCCAGCCACTCTGCATTTTCAG TGAAACACTCCCTGAAGTATTTCTACACCACATCCTCTGGACTCTCAGACTTCCCAGAGTTTTTTGCAGCTGCAGTGGTTGATGACAATTTGTTGGGCTACTGCGACAACCAAAAATTGATAGTTGATCCAAAAAACGAGTGGATGAAAAAGTTATTGACAGATGATCCTCACCACTTGGACCAATACCGTTGGGATTGTTCTGAGGGGGACCCAAGTTATATCAAAGCCACAATCAGTAGTTTGATGCAGCGCTTCAACcaaagtggag gTGTCCACATTTTACAGAAGATGGAtggctgtgagtgggatgatgagaccgGAGAGGTTGTTGGTTTTAATCACtttggttatgatggagaagacttcATATCAATCGACCtgaatacagagacatggatcacTCCAAAACCACAGGCTGTCATCACCAAACTGAAATGGGATGCTGAGAAATATAGAGTGAAAGAGAGCAAGTATTACCTGACAGTGATTTTCCCTGAGAGGCTGAAGAAGTATGTGGCCTATGGGAGGAgctttctgctgagaacag agcttccctcagtgtctctcctccagaagactccctcctctccagtcagctgcctcgctacaggtttctaccctcacagagcctcactcgcctggaggaaagatggagaggagcttcatgaggaggtggaccacggagagatcctctccaaccacgatggaaccttccagatgagcgttgacctgaacctttcatcagtcacacctgaagactggacgaggtacgactgtgtgtttcagctctctggtgtgaaggaggacatCATCACCAAGCTGGAGGaagatcggatcagaaccaactggg tgaagccaGTTTCCTGGACCTTCcccatcactgctgcagtggttgttcttgctctcattctcatcagtgctgctggattcaacatttacaaaaggaagaaag cCATTAGCTCTCCATCTT ctcctgagaACAGCGCCGAGCTGACTGagcagctgaatccagagacctga
- the LOC115580794 gene encoding lactoylglutathione lyase-like: MSDKGLSDEAVAAACKDGCPTTKDFMMQQTMLRVKDPVKSLDFYTRILGMTLLQKFDFPSMRFSLFFLGYEDKKEIPTDVKEKTAWTFSRRATIELTHNWGSESDESQSYHNGNSDPRGFGHIGIAVPDVYEACKLFEEQGVTFVKKPDDGKMKGLAFIQDPDGYWIEILSPNNMVSITS; this comes from the exons ATGAGCGATAAGGGTCTGTCAGACGAGGCAGTCGCGGCAGCTTGTAAAGATGGATGCCCGACGACAAAG GATTTCATGATGCAGCAGACTATGCTGCGGGTTAAAGATCCTGTTAAATCCTTGGATTTCTACACCAGAATCCTCGGCATGAC GCTCCTGCAAAAGTTTGACTTCCCCTCCATgcgtttctctctcttcttcttggGCTATGAGGACAAGAAGGAGATTCCTACTGATGTGAAGGAAAAGACGGCCTGGACCTTTTCCAGAAGAGCCACCATCGAGCTGACACA TAACTGGGGCTCAGAGTCTGATGAGAGCCAGTCTTACCACAATGGAAACTCAGACCCACGTGGCTTTG GACATATTGGAATTGCAGTTCCTGACGTCTACGAAGCCTGCAAACTGTTTGAAGAGCAGGGAGTCACGTTTGTCAAGAAGCCCGATGATG gTAAAATGAAAGGCTTGGCCTTCATTCAGGACCCCGATGGTTACTGGATTGAGATCCTGAGTCCTAACAACATGGTGTCCATTACCTCCTAA